The following coding sequences lie in one Longimicrobium sp. genomic window:
- a CDS encoding GNAT family N-acetyltransferase, producing the protein MRLEPIRPDHADAVQRLARDPLVTATTNLPEPYPEGGAAWWIADLLPRREAGQEHVFAMRVEDGEIAGVVGLADVEGPGGSSELGYWVGVPHWGRGYATAACVMAVDFAFGWLKLAEVHAYPLRENGASRRVLEKAGFRLEGIIPNKYPKWAPERSLAHYRITRADWS; encoded by the coding sequence ATGCGCCTCGAGCCCATCCGCCCCGACCACGCCGATGCCGTCCAGCGGCTGGCCCGCGATCCCCTCGTGACGGCCACGACCAATCTTCCCGAGCCGTACCCGGAGGGCGGCGCGGCATGGTGGATCGCGGACCTGCTGCCCAGGCGCGAGGCTGGGCAGGAACACGTGTTCGCCATGCGCGTGGAGGACGGCGAGATCGCGGGCGTGGTGGGCCTGGCCGATGTGGAAGGCCCCGGTGGGTCCTCGGAGCTGGGTTACTGGGTGGGGGTGCCGCACTGGGGCCGCGGCTACGCCACCGCCGCGTGCGTCATGGCGGTGGACTTCGCCTTCGGATGGCTGAAGCTGGCCGAAGTGCACGCCTATCCGTTGCGGGAGAACGGGGCGTCGCGGCGCGTGCTGGAGAAGGCCGGCTTCCGCTTGGAGGGGATCATCCCCAACAAGTATCCCAAGTGGGCCCCCGAACGAAGCCTGGCGCACTACCGCATCACGCGGGCGGACTGGTCCTGA